A window of the Candidatus Woesearchaeota archaeon genome harbors these coding sequences:
- the proS gene encoding proline--tRNA ligase yields MLPGKAVKNGKGTAKEAKSTGITVKKSDDMPEWYTQVCLKAELADYSPIKGCMIIRPYGYSIWQKIQEFFDSRIQKMGVRNAYFPLFIPESFFKKEAEHAEGFAPEVAWVERKSESEDRYALRPTSETIIYDAYSRWIRSWRDLPLRLNQWCNIIRWEVKDVKLFIRSREFLWQEGHCVYETREECDKETFQILDEYEKVSHELLAVPVIKGKKTEHEKFAGAMFTTTIESLMPDGKALQMGTSHTLSQGFAKGFDIKFLGKDEKYHAPWQNSWGISTRMVGAIVLMHGDDKGLVLPPMVAPIHVVIVPIFFDKSKENVMKEARAVFEKLSKNFSVKLDDRDEYSAGWKFNEWELKGVPIRLEMGPRDIEAKQAVLVRRDTGAKETVALSMLESKISSILADMQKALFEKAAKMISDRTVPAKSMDELTKAIESRNWAIAPFCGEAECETALKEETGGITARCIPFGNEKSTGACVHCGKQGKFNVYFAKAY; encoded by the coding sequence ATGCTGCCGGGCAAGGCCGTGAAAAATGGAAAGGGCACAGCCAAAGAGGCAAAGTCAACAGGCATAACTGTCAAAAAATCCGACGACATGCCTGAATGGTACACCCAGGTTTGCCTCAAGGCAGAGCTTGCTGATTATTCGCCGATTAAAGGATGCATGATAATAAGGCCATACGGCTATTCCATTTGGCAGAAGATACAGGAATTCTTTGACAGCCGAATCCAGAAAATGGGGGTCAGGAATGCTTACTTCCCATTGTTCATCCCTGAATCATTTTTCAAGAAGGAGGCTGAACACGCTGAAGGCTTTGCCCCGGAGGTTGCATGGGTTGAGCGGAAGAGCGAGTCAGAAGACAGGTATGCCCTCAGGCCCACAAGTGAGACAATCATCTACGACGCCTATTCGCGCTGGATAAGGTCATGGAGGGACTTGCCCCTCAGGCTGAACCAGTGGTGCAACATCATTCGCTGGGAAGTCAAGGATGTCAAATTATTCATACGTTCCAGGGAATTTCTCTGGCAGGAAGGCCATTGCGTTTATGAAACAAGGGAAGAATGCGACAAGGAAACCTTCCAAATTCTTGATGAATATGAAAAAGTGTCGCATGAGCTCTTGGCTGTGCCTGTCATTAAAGGCAAAAAAACCGAGCATGAGAAATTTGCAGGCGCAATGTTCACGACAACAATTGAAAGCCTGATGCCGGACGGAAAGGCATTGCAAATGGGAACCAGCCATACCCTTAGCCAGGGGTTTGCAAAGGGATTTGACATTAAATTCCTTGGCAAGGATGAAAAATACCATGCGCCGTGGCAAAATTCATGGGGCATTTCAACCAGGATGGTGGGCGCAATAGTGCTGATGCACGGCGATGACAAGGGATTGGTCCTGCCTCCAATGGTTGCGCCTATCCATGTTGTGATTGTCCCGATATTCTTTGATAAAAGCAAGGAAAATGTGATGAAGGAGGCAAGGGCAGTCTTTGAGAAATTGTCGAAGAACTTCAGCGTCAAGCTGGATGACAGGGATGAGTATTCAGCTGGCTGGAAATTCAATGAATGGGAATTAAAGGGTGTCCCTATCAGGCTCGAGATGGGACCAAGGGATATCGAGGCAAAGCAGGCAGTTTTGGTCAGGCGCGACACTGGTGCCAAGGAGACAGTTGCACTAAGCATGCTTGAAAGCAAAATCAGCTCAATTCTGGCAGACATGCAAAAAGCCTTATTCGAAAAGGCGGCTAAAATGATTTCAGACAGGACTGTGCCTGCCAAAAGCATGGATGAGCTCACAAAGGCTATTGAAAGCAGGAATTGGGCAATTGCGCCGTTCTGCGGCGAGGCTGAGTGTGAAACAGCGCTGAAAGAGGAAACAGGCGGCATAACCGCGAGATGCATTCCCTTTGGAAATGAAAAATCAACAGGGGCATGCGTGCATTGCGGCAAGCAAGGCAAGTTTAATGTATACTTCGCAAAGGCGTATTAA
- a CDS encoding amino acid permease yields MGTGNKFGTFSGVFLPSVLAILGAVMFYIAPQVVGGVGLVKALIIILIAHSVTISTAFSISAIATNINVKGGGLYYLISRSLGSEFGGSLGVMLYLAQTIASSFYAIAFARAVSSIFISMGFFVEEFYIALVSLVVFGAIVYVGAKFVVKIQYFILFAILISLASVFLGSNTGSVANSLFVVSGLPFWVAFAMFFPAVTGVDAGVGMSGELKDPRKSLVIGTFTAIFMTMLIYAGLAIKYAAAASPTELLSNPFVVEKIALFGPLVLVGILLATSSSALSSLMTAPRSMTAMVEDRVIPRWLGWLGKTIGKSNEPRVAIILCIAIGIGVIMIGSLEFVSQVVSMFFLSVYGWINGTAFLEKISQNPSYRPTFSTPAIISFYGMAASYAIMYLFNPLVMAVAILFQLLIFYGLYKTKKSMKIEGVWDGVSFQLLRVLLRYMERTEKSKKNWRPTILAFYGEEAYEGTISHVVHWIGSRRSFTKMYYLLKGDLDNHVKERKRIEESLSQYIKANKLEIFPRVILSSDFVETMMGLMQAETVGNLPLNTVLTTYDKRVHLGKLIHSMHALNKNIVILRNRVGFTSFKTVDVWWSSEKNGNFLILLAYFIVNSNPWLENDAVIRIFKVVEKKEDVDKEREQLEKMLEESRIENVEITILHGSESHVKHLIGQNSQHSDLVMLGMPNEILKNPSKGSDQIIEAYTDKCNVSLIVSAHDEIDFRVN; encoded by the coding sequence GTGGGAACAGGCAATAAATTTGGGACTTTTTCAGGCGTATTTCTGCCGTCCGTCTTGGCAATACTTGGCGCAGTCATGTTCTATATCGCGCCGCAGGTTGTCGGCGGTGTTGGACTTGTCAAGGCTCTAATTATCATTCTAATCGCGCATTCGGTTACAATCTCAACTGCCTTTTCAATCTCAGCCATTGCAACAAATATTAATGTCAAAGGTGGCGGCCTTTATTATCTAATATCGAGAAGCCTTGGTTCAGAATTCGGAGGCAGCCTCGGTGTAATGCTCTATCTTGCACAGACAATCGCATCCAGCTTCTATGCAATAGCATTTGCAAGGGCAGTTAGCAGCATCTTCATATCTATGGGTTTTTTTGTTGAGGAATTTTATATTGCGCTTGTCAGCCTGGTGGTTTTCGGCGCAATTGTCTATGTCGGTGCCAAGTTTGTCGTGAAGATCCAATATTTTATCCTGTTTGCAATTTTGATAAGCCTTGCATCTGTGTTTTTGGGATCCAATACTGGCTCGGTGGCAAATAGCCTTTTTGTGGTGTCCGGCCTCCCATTCTGGGTGGCATTTGCAATGTTTTTCCCTGCTGTTACAGGTGTGGACGCAGGGGTCGGTATGAGTGGTGAGTTGAAAGACCCCAGGAAAAGCCTGGTCATCGGCACTTTTACAGCAATTTTCATGACAATGTTGATTTATGCGGGGTTGGCCATCAAATATGCCGCCGCGGCTTCGCCAACAGAGCTTTTGTCCAATCCCTTTGTTGTGGAGAAGATTGCCCTCTTTGGCCCGCTTGTGCTGGTAGGCATACTGCTTGCAACGTCCTCATCTGCGCTGAGCAGCCTAATGACTGCTCCAAGGTCAATGACTGCAATGGTGGAAGACAGGGTTATTCCGAGATGGCTCGGCTGGCTCGGCAAGACCATTGGGAAAAGCAATGAGCCAAGGGTAGCCATCATTCTGTGCATTGCAATTGGCATCGGTGTGATCATGATAGGAAGCCTGGAGTTCGTATCCCAGGTTGTTTCAATGTTTTTTCTAAGTGTTTATGGCTGGATCAATGGCACGGCATTTCTCGAGAAAATATCGCAGAACCCGAGCTATCGCCCCACTTTTTCCACTCCGGCAATCATCTCCTTTTATGGAATGGCGGCATCCTACGCAATTATGTACCTCTTCAACCCCCTTGTTATGGCGGTGGCCATCTTATTTCAGCTTCTCATATTTTACGGCTTGTACAAAACAAAAAAATCAATGAAAATCGAGGGAGTGTGGGATGGAGTGAGCTTTCAGCTCTTGAGGGTATTGTTGAGATATATGGAAAGGACCGAGAAAAGCAAGAAGAACTGGAGGCCGACAATCCTGGCTTTTTATGGCGAAGAGGCATATGAAGGCACAATTTCCCATGTTGTGCATTGGATTGGCAGCAGGCGCAGTTTTACCAAAATGTATTATTTGCTTAAAGGCGACCTGGACAACCATGTTAAAGAGCGAAAACGGATAGAGGAATCACTCTCGCAGTACATCAAGGCCAACAAGCTGGAAATTTTCCCAAGGGTCATACTCAGCTCAGATTTTGTCGAGACTATGATGGGGCTTATGCAGGCCGAGACAGTTGGCAACCTGCCATTAAACACTGTCCTGACAACCTATGATAAGCGCGTTCATTTGGGAAAATTGATACACAGTATGCATGCCCTCAACAAAAACATTGTAATCCTGCGCAACCGGGTCGGGTTCACAAGCTTCAAAACTGTGGATGTATGGTGGAGTTCTGAAAAAAATGGCAATTTCCTGATCTTGCTGGCTTATTTTATCGTAAACTCAAATCCGTGGCTGGAAAACGATGCGGTTATCCGGATATTCAAGGTTGTGGAGAAAAAGGAGGATGTTGACAAGGAAAGGGAGCAGCTTGAAAAAATGCTCGAGGAATCCCGCATTGAGAACGTTGAGATTACAATCCTTCACGGGTCAGAATCGCATGTTAAGCACCTTATAGGGCAGAACTCCCAGCATTCCGACCTGGTTATGCTGGGCATGCCCAATGAAATTCTTAAGAATCCAAGCAAAGGGTCAGACCAGATTATTGAGGCATACACTGATAAATGCAATGTGAGCCTTATTGTGAGTGCGCATGATGAGATTGATTTCAGGGTAAACTAG
- a CDS encoding transketolase family protein translates to MHLVPDLHNVQKVPSRDGYGLGLAELGKTNENVIALCCDLTDSTRTSWFSDKFPDRYFQVGVAEQNMMGIGAGLATLGKIPFVSSYAVFSPGRNWDQVRVSVCYSNLNVKIQGAHAGISVGPDGATHQALEDVASLRCLPNMVVLVPADAVQGEKATIAAGNRIGPVYVRFGREKVPVLTTKETPFEIGKADIYKEGEDVAIVAMGIMVHEALMAAEELEKEGIDAMVINCHTVKPIDVKTLADAARKTGAIVTAEEHQVYGGLGGAVAEALSTTHPVPMRYVAVMDRFGESGKPDDLFKKFGLTRHDIIKAAKEAIAAKKKR, encoded by the coding sequence ATGCATCTTGTACCAGACCTCCATAATGTGCAGAAGGTCCCGAGCAGGGATGGCTATGGCCTGGGCCTGGCCGAGCTCGGCAAGACAAATGAGAATGTCATTGCATTGTGCTGCGACCTTACAGATTCAACAAGGACATCCTGGTTCAGCGACAAATTCCCGGACAGGTATTTCCAGGTAGGGGTTGCTGAGCAGAACATGATGGGCATAGGCGCGGGATTGGCCACCCTGGGAAAAATTCCTTTTGTCAGCTCGTATGCAGTTTTCAGCCCCGGGAGAAACTGGGACCAGGTCAGGGTAAGCGTCTGCTATTCCAATCTCAATGTGAAAATCCAGGGCGCACATGCAGGAATTTCTGTGGGCCCTGACGGCGCAACTCACCAGGCTTTGGAAGATGTTGCATCATTGCGATGCCTCCCCAATATGGTTGTTCTTGTCCCTGCAGATGCTGTGCAGGGTGAAAAGGCCACAATTGCGGCAGGGAATAGGATAGGTCCTGTTTATGTCAGGTTTGGCAGGGAAAAAGTTCCTGTGCTGACTACCAAGGAAACACCATTCGAAATAGGAAAGGCGGACATTTACAAAGAGGGTGAGGATGTTGCGATTGTTGCAATGGGCATAATGGTGCATGAAGCCTTGATGGCAGCAGAAGAGCTGGAAAAGGAAGGGATTGATGCAATGGTAATCAATTGCCACACGGTCAAGCCGATTGATGTAAAGACTCTCGCTGATGCAGCTAGGAAAACAGGCGCAATTGTTACAGCTGAAGAGCACCAGGTTTATGGCGGCCTTGGAGGGGCAGTTGCCGAAGCCTTGTCAACAACGCATCCGGTGCCCATGAGGTATGTTGCTGTGATGGACAGGTTTGGCGAGTCCGGAAAGCCAGACGACCTTTTCAAGAAATTTGGCCTGACGCGGCACGATATCATCAAAGCAGCGAAGGAAGCGATTGCTGCCAAGAAAAAGAGATGA
- a CDS encoding transketolase, giving the protein MTFKQTSSVAKLNLIANKIRQDIIKELAEAGSGHSAGPLGMSDIFTALYFHVMNHDPKNPEFAGRDRFILSNGHICPVWYATLANAGYFPVEELMTLRKIDSRLQGHPHYKCAPGVENTAGPLGQGISMACGIALGGKMDNKPFRVYCGLGDGEINEGQPWEAFMFAAKFKLDNLIAIIDRNRIQIDGNTEDIMPLDPLADKMKAFNWNVIEIDGNDMKAVLAAFEVAKKNKGKPTCIIANTVPGKDVSFMEHKYEWHGKPPSKDEAVKALSELTAIEAGLRKMNCEKCGKAAESCQC; this is encoded by the coding sequence GTGACTTTCAAGCAGACAAGCAGCGTCGCAAAACTCAATCTGATTGCCAACAAGATAAGGCAGGATATCATTAAGGAGCTGGCTGAAGCCGGTTCAGGCCATTCTGCAGGGCCGTTGGGCATGTCTGATATTTTCACAGCATTGTATTTCCATGTCATGAATCACGACCCAAAGAATCCTGAATTCGCGGGCCGTGACAGGTTTATTCTTTCCAATGGGCATATCTGCCCGGTCTGGTATGCAACCCTTGCCAATGCAGGCTATTTTCCAGTCGAAGAGCTGATGACGCTCAGGAAAATTGATTCAAGGCTGCAGGGACACCCGCATTACAAGTGCGCGCCTGGTGTTGAAAACACAGCCGGGCCTTTAGGGCAGGGCATTTCCATGGCATGCGGCATTGCGCTTGGCGGCAAAATGGACAATAAGCCATTTAGAGTCTATTGCGGCCTGGGCGACGGTGAAATAAATGAGGGCCAACCATGGGAGGCATTCATGTTTGCGGCAAAATTCAAGCTTGACAATCTTATTGCGATTATTGACAGGAACAGGATCCAGATTGATGGGAACACAGAGGATATTATGCCCCTGGACCCATTGGCGGACAAGATGAAGGCATTCAACTGGAATGTGATTGAAATTGACGGCAATGACATGAAGGCTGTCTTGGCCGCATTCGAAGTTGCCAAAAAAAACAAGGGAAAGCCTACCTGCATAATTGCCAACACTGTGCCGGGCAAGGATGTTTCATTCATGGAGCATAAATACGAATGGCACGGCAAGCCGCCGTCGAAAGATGAGGCAGTCAAGGCATTGTCAGAATTAACAGCCATTGAAGCTGGATTAAGGAAAATGAACTGCGAAAAATGCGGAAAGGCAGCAGAAAGCTGCCAATGCTAG